Within the Gadus chalcogrammus isolate NIFS_2021 chromosome 15, NIFS_Gcha_1.0, whole genome shotgun sequence genome, the region CCTCTATCTATACTATATTAGATATAGGAACATTATCTATCCCTATTAAATGATGATATATAATGTGTGATATATGATGTCTGATACATGTGATATATGATGTGTGATATAATAAATGATGTGTGATATGATTTATATGTGAGAGATGATATGTGATGTATGATGTGTGATATATGCTATGATGTGTGATATATGATATGTGATATGTGATGTATGATATATGAAGtgtgatatattatatatgatgtGTGATATGTTATATCCGTgtttctgatgtgtgtgtgtgtgtgtgtgtctggtgtgtgtgtgtgtatgtgatgtatgtgtgtgtgatatgtgtgtgtctgtccagggACCTGGAGGCGGCCACGGAGCCTCTCTACTCGGTGAAGGCCCACAAGGAGATCGTCAACAGCTTAGACGGGGTGGGGGGCCTGGGGGTCGGCGACGGGGCCCCGGAGATCGTAACCGGGAGCCGGGACGGTGAGGCCCTCACATACACAATACTACACAATACTACATAATACTACACACTATTACTGCTACACAATACTACACACTACGACTACACAATACTACATAATACTACAAACTATTACACaatactacacactactacaacACAATACTAGACACTACTACAACAATACTACAACATAATACTACACAATATTCCACAAAACTTCTACAATACTACACTATTACTGCAGGATACTACACAACACTTCACACTACTACTACGCAATATTACAAACTACTACTACACAATACTACATAATACTACATACTATTTGACAATACTACAACACAATACTACTATACAATACTACATAATAATACTGCAACACAAAATAATAGTTTTACACAATACTCCAACACATTATAATACTACACAAtactacaacacaatacaaaaaacaatcctacaatacaataatagtacaataataatacaataccACACGTATCTCAGATTTCTGacgataaagtgtgtgtgtgtgtgtgtgtgtgtgtgtgtgtgtgtgtgtgtgtgtgtagggacaGTGAAGGTGTGGGACCCCCGTCAGAAGGACACCCCGGTGGCCAACATGGAGCCAGGGGCAGGCGAGGCCAAGAGGGATTGCTGGACCGTAGCCTTCGGTCTGTGGACAGGCTAACTGAGACGCTAACACACACGCCCACTTGCATGCTAACACACAGACTAACTCACACGCTAACATACCCTTATTCGCACACTCAGTCAGCTAGCTCCTAAACCAACACGTCTGGAGGACTGCCCTCTGACTTCATCCGGACCTCTGACCTCACCCTggtctctgacctctgacctctccctCAGGCCACGCCTTCAACCAGCAGGACCGCTGCGTGTGCGCCGGCTACGACAACGGAGACATCAAGCTGTTCGACTTGCGGAACATGGCCGTCCGCTGGGAGACCAACATCAAGAACGGGGTGAGGAAGGGGGGTCCGGGTTCACCCCAGTAacggggtgaggaggggggggggtccgggttCACCCCAGGAacggggtgaggagggggggggtcctggttcACCCCAGGaacagggtgaggaggggggggtccggCTTCACATCAGGAacggggtgaggaggggggggtcccggggtTCACATCATGAACGGGGTGAGGTTGGTGGTCCCGGGTTCACCCCAGGGTCCTCAGGCTGGCTGTAGGGACCCTggccctccctgctccttaaggGCCCCCAGTCTGATCATAGAGACCGGAGCTCTGTGACTAGAGAGGTTTAGGAGGCGTGTGGAGGGGCTCAGCAGGAGGCTGTGATGAGATGTTCTGAGGGTCTGACACGTCAGAGTGGTGGTTAGTATGATGTATGATGCTATAGTGGTTACAGTATGATGCTATAGTGGTTACAGTATGTCACCGTATGTTACAGTATGATGCTATAGTCGTAACAGTATGTTACCGTATGAGGCTAAAGTGGTTATAGTATGATGCTAAAGTGGTTACAGCATGTCACCGTATGAAACTGTATGTGCTTACAGTATGTTACCGTATGATCCGCTATTGTTGCCGTGGGTCCCCAGGTCTGCTGCGTGGAGTTTGACCGAAAGGACATCAACATGAACAAGCTGGTGGCCACGTCCCTGGAGGGCACCTTCCACGTGTTCGACATGCGCACCCAGCACCCCACCAAGGGGTTTGCCTCCGTCTCCGAGAAGGTAACCCCCATGTCCTCACCGCCCCTCCCCTGGCTGCTAACGGCCCCTCCCCTAGCGGGTCTAGTGCCGTCAGAAGGAGACGGGGACCGGGCTCTGGCCCGCGGCCCGGGGAGGTGGGGCCGCTCCGACAGGCCTGGCTGAGAGAGGGGTCGTCAATCAGGGAGGTGTGTGGAGCTGTTGGACGACAGGCCCCCTGGACGCCatggacagggggagggacggcgatagagggagagagagatggagagagagagatggagagagagagatgggagagagagagagagaaggagcgagagagagaaggggagagagtgggatcCAAGCCTTGCACAGCTCCAGCTCGGGGAAATCTCCAGGACCAGTAGATATTGGTCCATCCCTGATGCCCAGCAACTCTACTTTCTGCAGAGCTGTGTGATAGGACAGGACAGAGACCAGGAGTACAATTACAATGAGGACCTTTTAAGACACGGGTCCTCATTGTAATCGTGTTTGCGTTGCAGGGCCTTAGTACCCCTTAAGACAGAAGAGACCAGGAGTACAGTAGCAGTCGTTACACAACCACGGCCATACTGTCTTTCCTGTGTTCTGTACCTCATGGCGGTAGAGACCTTCACCGTGTCGTGTTTGCGTTGCAGGGCCACAAGTCCACCATCTGGCAGGTCAGACATCTGCCGCAGAACAGAGACGTGTTCATGACCGCCGGCGGGGCGGGGAACCTGCACCTCTGGAAATAGTAAGAGACCCTCcgactaaccctgacccctgacccggACCCTAACCTCAACCATAGCActaccctctaaccctaaccccgcctACAGCCCTACCCCTTAGCCCATGGCTAGCCCCTCATGCTAacggctgtgtgtctgtctatccgtcAGCGACTACCCCGCCCAGCGGAGCGGGGAGGACTCGGAGGGCGGGgccgtgggcgtggccgggacGGTCAACCTGCTGCAGAACGTCACTCTGTCCACGCAGCCAATCGCCAGCCTGGACTGGAGCCCTGACAAGCAGGGGCTGTGCGTGTGCTCAGCCTTCGACCAATCGGTGCGGGTGCTCATCGTCACCAAGCTCAACCGAGTGTAAACAACAGCAACGAcaacaaaatcaacaacaacaaccaaagaaaaatacTATTTATCCCGACGAATCACAGACGAGTGAACGCTACACCTGGTGTGACCTGGCTGATCACGTCACGTTCTGATGACGTCATCAATTTTTCTCTTTGTCTTCTGGAATCAGTTCAAAGGTCTCCTTTTTGATTGGCTCAAATGGGCGCTGGGCAGCCAATGTCACCTGCTGCGTGACATCACCTGGTACTcagttcagccaatcagaaacactGACGCTAACGACCACGTTGTGGTTTGGTTGTGGCGTCGGAAACGGCGACGAGTCTCTGATTGGTGAGTGAAGAGTGTCTCTGATTGGTGAGTGAAGAGTGTCTCTGATTGGTGAGTGAAGGGTGTCTGATTGGTGAGTGAAGAGTGTCTGGTGAGTGAAGAGTGTCTCTGATTGGTGAGTGAAGAGTGTCTCTGACTGGTGAGTGAAGAGTGTCTCTGATTGGTGAGTGAAGAGTGTCTCTGACTGGGGAGTGAAGAGTGTCTCTGACTGGTGAGTGAAGAGTGTCTCTGATTGGTGAGTGAAGAGTGTCTCTGATTGGTGAGTGAAGAGTGTCTCTGATTGGTGAGTGAAGGGTGTCTGATTGGTGAGTGAAGAGTGTCTGGTGAGTGAAGAGTGTCTCTGATTGGTGAGTGAAGAGTGTCTCTGACTGGTGAGTGAAGAGTGTCTCTGATTGGTGAGTGAAGAGTGTCTCTGACTGGGGAGTGAAGAGTGTCTCTGACTGGTGAGTGAAGAGTGTCTCTGATTGGTGAGTGAAGAGTGTCTCTGATTGGTGAGTGAAGAGTGTCTCTGAttggtgagtgtgtttttggggCCAAATGGGCGGAGCTCCCCTCTGCCCGGGGGTCCAAGCGGTCTGGACGAGGTCCGCTCCGAGGAGGGGTCTGACCCCTGCGGGTGAGGGTCTGTGGT harbors:
- the dnaaf10 gene encoding dynein axonemal assembly factor 10, encoding MSTPFEKPQIISHIQKSLNYTIFDCKWIPCSAKLVCLGNLARGTGVLQIYEVQGGELKLNREIEKAKPFKCGTFGATSLQQRHLATGDFDGNLHIWDLEAATEPLYSVKAHKEIVNSLDGVGGLGVGDGAPEIVTGSRDGTVKVWDPRQKDTPVANMEPGAGEAKRDCWTVAFGHAFNQQDRCVCAGYDNGDIKLFDLRNMAVRWETNIKNGVCCVEFDRKDINMNKLVATSLEGTFHVFDMRTQHPTKGFASVSEKGHKSTIWQVRHLPQNRDVFMTAGGAGNLHLWKYDYPAQRSGEDSEGGAVGVAGTVNLLQNVTLSTQPIASLDWSPDKQGLCVCSAFDQSVRVLIVTKLNRV